DNA sequence from the Pedobacter sp. W3I1 genome:
CTGTAGAATGGAGACAGATGCCCCTGAAATAAATACCATCGAAGGATTTAGGCCTGATCTGGTTATTATCGATTATCATTTACCAAAAGTAAACGGTGGAGAGATTTGCGCAGCGCTTAAAAATAATAAGCTTTTAGCTAAAACCCCTGTCATCATTATTTCACAGCCTATAGCAGTATATTACTTCACCTGGAAGGATATGCTTTTGATAGTTTTATTGAGAAACCCTTTAGTATTCAGGAGATATTACGGCCTGTTGAGCGATTATTGTTCAGAAAGAACCTGGTAAGCCAAAAAAGGACCCGGATGCCATTTTACTTTAAAACTAACCGCACAGAATTTCACTAAGCTCTTTATATCTTTAAAATCTGATCTTATGGTAGTCCTCAAAGAGGCTATTTGCACTTGCTGCTTAAGCTATTCGGAAAATACTTATTAATCTGAGTTCGATTAATAATGTTTTTTTATTTGTTTTGTATGAACATTTTGAATGAACGGGTCGTCACCCTGAATTTTTCATTGTCTGTTTATATTTTCAATTGTATTCAAGAGTGCTGCGCAGTTTATTTCAGGGTCTTTCCTGCAAATAAGATGCTGACCACGAAGTAGCTATTAGGCCTTTGAAGCAATAAAATCTACTAATAAAATAAATTCAGCATGACGCGACGCCTAGCCTAGAAGTGGTAAAAACAGATAATTACTGCAAATATCAATCGAAATCAGGTTATTAAGCTTATCGGTTCTGTTCAGCATCTGGAACTTTACGGCTTTTAGGTATGCCAAACTGGGTGTTGGCAGCTATAGGGATCGCCTGAGGGGAATTTTCTTCTGTCAACAATACTACCATCCTCGAGGATGCCCCCGAATCCGCTCTTATAAACAGATCGAATGGCAAGAAGTACCTGTAATCTTTCTTGTTTTGTCACCATTTCCTTTTTTGCTAGAAATACGAAAATGGTGTTAACCTGGATTTACAGCGTTTTTATTGCGCTAAAATTATTTTTTAATCATCCTTTTGGTTCATTATGCTCAACAGAAAAGCATGTTAATTGATAAATCCGTTAACCAATGCAAAGCGGATCAGTGCAGCCGTATTTTTTGTGCCGGTTTTGTCAATTAGTGCCTGGCGGTGCCCCTCAACCGTACGTTTGCTTAAAAATAATTTTTCGGCCATCTCACTATTGGTAAAACCCTCTGCAATCAGGTGCAGTACTTCCATTTCCCTTAAAGAAAAATCAATATGCTGCCCATTTGTTTCTGGTTGGTGCACTGTGGTTTGTATAAGCCTGTCTAATAGTTTTTCGGCAAGTTCCGCGCATAGGTATTTACCGCCTCCTGCTACATAACGAAGTGCAAAAATCAGCTCTTCTTCACCAACATTTTTAAGGAGGTAACCCCGTGCACCTTCCATAAATGCTTGTGCTACATATTTTTCGTTATCAAGCATAGAAAGCATCACTACGTGGGTAGCGGGGCTAAGTGTTTTGAGTTCGCCGATTAAACTGATACCATCCATTTCAGGCATATTAATATCGGCGATCACAATATCAGCCTGATTCCCTTCCGAAAAGTATGTAATCACTTCGAGCCCATTGCCTGCCTCGGCAACGACGCTTATCTCCCCCTGCGATTCCAATAGCATCCTGATGCCGTTACGGACAATATTATGATCTTCTGCTAGTATAATTTTCAAGATTCTATTTTTTTATGATCTGATTTAGTTAATTCCTGGCGGCTCTTAGCCACTTCTTGCATGATGGTTTTTAGCCTTTCTATATGTACAAGAATTTCCTGGTCGCGTTCCTCTCTTTCTTTCTTATTAATATCATTCTTGCGCATGGTATTAATAAAGTTTCTGCGTTCTTCCATCATGCGGATAGCCACCCAGAGTGTTTCTTCGGTTTTATCTGCATATTGATTATCCAAAAAGCTTTCGCTAAAAACATGGCCTGTAAAACACCTGTATCGGGTTTCTCCATTCGGTTCGTCTATTTGGGTAAGCACACCACCACAGTCTGGGCAGGTAAATGGAGTAAGTGTGCCGAGCTGTGCGGTTACAGGCAAGCTGGTTGCCATTCTTAATGTAATCGCCGATTCCAGCTTTACATCATCCGGAACGCTCGCCGCATCGCAATCGTTTCTCGAATAGAGGTCGCTAAGGATATAGCCCATTTCTTCAATCTGAACCCTGTAGTCAACTTCAATATTGTTTAAAACATTATTGGGCATGTCTGGAAATTCTGCATTATCAGGCTCTTGTACAATACAGCGGCCACCACATTTTTTTATTGCCGCCATTCCAGATGTGCCATCATCCAATAAGCCGGTAAGTATAATGCCCGTTACGCAAGAATTGTAAGCAGCAGCGGCGGTACGGAACAATACATCAATAGAGGGGCGCCAGTGGTTCTCTTTCGCGCCCTGTTTGATCAAAATATGCCCTTTCTCCAACATCATATGCGAATCGGCTGGTGCAAGATAAACCCGCCCGGTGTTTATCGGCGTTCCATCTTCGGGTACAGAGATCTTTAAAGCCGAATTTTTGCCCAGCATATTGAGTACGACATCTACAATTGCAGCTTTGCCCAAATGGATAACGATAAACACTGCAGCATCAAGATCTGCAGGCAATTTGGTTAACAACTTGGAAACAGCTGATAATCCTCCTGCCGAAGCACCAATAGTAATAATATTTCTAACGGTTTTTGCCATAAACATCAATATTCTTTAAGTTCAAACGGATCGAAAGAAATACTGAAACAGGCACCTTCATTGTTATAAGCCCTGAAAGTTCCGTTAAGCATGGCTACCCTGTTTTTAATTCCCCTCAGTCCCGATCCGTTTCGAAGGTGGGTCTCGTTGTTGAGCTCAATTCCTTTTCCGTTATCGCAAACCGTAAGGTTTACCCGGCCGCCCTCTGTACATACCGATACCGAGGCCTGTGTTGCGCCAGAATGTTTGATACTGTTATTAAGAAGTTCCTGGATAATACGAAAGGCGTATAACTGTACAGCTGCAGGAAGCTGATCTGCATCCCTGTGAATTTTACTATCTACTTTGAAAAATTTGTTGCTTAACCGTTGGCTCATCTCTTTAACACCTGCGATAAATCCAAAATCTTTTAATACCGAAGGGGTAAGCTCATAAGAAATGTCCCTGATTTCCCGTATGGTCTGATCAAGGAGTTTGGTGATGGTTCCCATTTCGGCTTTTAGCTGGGCATCATTTGCCTTTTTTAAGTGGTTGATGTTAAATCTTATTCCATAGAGAAGCTGGCAGATACTATCATGTAATGCTGCACTGATTTTTGCCCTTTCTTTTTCCTGTGCATCAAGCGCTGCCTGCGTTAAGAGCCGTTGCTGGCTGCGTTTGGTGGCTTCTTCAATGTCCAGAGCGCGTTTGCGCTCAGAAATATCAAATAAAATTCCCGTAAAATAACAGGCTTCACCAGGATTTGAAATTTCCCTGCCTTTTGCCATAATGATTTTTGGCATTCCATGATCTGACTTTAAGCGGAATTCCATATCAATTTCCCGAAGTGCACCACTTTTGTCACATACCGATCTTATTTTTTCCTGGTCTTCGCGCACCACCAGTTCCAATAAACTGGCTAAGGTATTGTCAAAGCTGACCGAATTAATGGAAAGTATGTTTTTAC
Encoded proteins:
- a CDS encoding PleD family two-component system response regulator: MEQKMHNRPVECLKSFPQRLMIIEDDLALSEVLDNLFTDLGYHCRMETDAPEINTIEGFRPDLVIIDYHLPKVNGGEICAALKNNKLLAKTPVIIISQPIAVYYFTWKDMLLIVLLRNPLVFRRYYGLLSDYCSERTW
- a CDS encoding chemotaxis protein CheB, which gives rise to MAKTVRNIITIGASAGGLSAVSKLLTKLPADLDAAVFIVIHLGKAAIVDVVLNMLGKNSALKISVPEDGTPINTGRVYLAPADSHMMLEKGHILIKQGAKENHWRPSIDVLFRTAAAAYNSCVTGIILTGLLDDGTSGMAAIKKCGGRCIVQEPDNAEFPDMPNNVLNNIEVDYRVQIEEMGYILSDLYSRNDCDAASVPDDVKLESAITLRMATSLPVTAQLGTLTPFTCPDCGGVLTQIDEPNGETRYRCFTGHVFSESFLDNQYADKTEETLWVAIRMMEERRNFINTMRKNDINKKEREERDQEILVHIERLKTIMQEVAKSRQELTKSDHKKIES
- a CDS encoding PAS domain S-box protein, with amino-acid sequence MNRTSKEVILSALRSKAEELLSVRSGAEHRTLPDSELAVLLNELEIHELEVDMQNDELRQSYRSIDMERSRFTGFFDAAPIGYFILDSLGTIREINRSGIELLDAGKDAILGKHLSYWIVPEVKEDFYVFINSLEAVGSRRNYETLMRSSQGQVMHVQLGGIAMINPLTSAPEYYITLTDVTESRNAAQVLKETTERLNQTLKASVTGTWSIWPDRQEVFFDEFSKNILSINSVSFDNTLASLLELVVREDQEKIRSVCDKSGALREIDMEFRLKSDHGMPKIIMAKGREISNPGEACYFTGILFDISERKRALDIEEATKRSQQRLLTQAALDAQEKERAKISAALHDSICQLLYGIRFNINHLKKANDAQLKAEMGTITKLLDQTIREIRDISYELTPSVLKDFGFIAGVKEMSQRLSNKFFKVDSKIHRDADQLPAAVQLYAFRIIQELLNNSIKHSGATQASVSVCTEGGRVNLTVCDNGKGIELNNETHLRNGSGLRGIKNRVAMLNGTFRAYNNEGACFSISFDPFELKEY
- a CDS encoding response regulator transcription factor, whose product is MKIILAEDHNIVRNGIRMLLESQGEISVVAEAGNGLEVITYFSEGNQADIVIADINMPEMDGISLIGELKTLSPATHVVMLSMLDNEKYVAQAFMEGARGYLLKNVGEEELIFALRYVAGGGKYLCAELAEKLLDRLIQTTVHQPETNGQHIDFSLREMEVLHLIAEGFTNSEMAEKLFLSKRTVEGHRQALIDKTGTKNTAALIRFALVNGFIN